A genomic segment from Polyangium mundeleinium encodes:
- a CDS encoding secondary thiamine-phosphate synthase enzyme YjbQ: protein MRENVHQKTLDIRTRGRGLYDVTSAVAAVLDDASVTIGLCSLFLQHTSASLVVQENADPAVLRDLERWMARVAPEGAGYEHDAEGPDDMPAHIRAAITSTSLTIPITAGKLALGTWQAIYVWEHRTSPHTRRLVITVLGAGGP, encoded by the coding sequence ATGAGGGAGAACGTCCACCAGAAGACCCTCGACATCCGCACCCGTGGGCGGGGTCTCTACGACGTCACGAGCGCGGTCGCCGCTGTGCTCGACGACGCCAGCGTCACGATCGGCCTCTGCTCGCTTTTCCTCCAGCACACCTCGGCGAGCCTCGTCGTCCAGGAGAACGCCGATCCGGCCGTGCTCCGGGATCTCGAGCGGTGGATGGCGCGCGTCGCGCCCGAGGGCGCCGGCTACGAGCACGACGCCGAGGGCCCGGACGACATGCCGGCGCACATCCGCGCGGCCATCACCAGCACGAGCCTCACGATCCCGATCACCGCGGGCAAGCTCGCGCTCGGGACCTGGCAGGCGATCTACGTCTGGGAGCACCGAACGAGCCCGCACACGAGGCGCCTCGTGATCACCGTCCTCGGCGCCGGAGGCCCATGA